From one Triticum aestivum cultivar Chinese Spring chromosome 4B, IWGSC CS RefSeq v2.1, whole genome shotgun sequence genomic stretch:
- the LOC123091113 gene encoding adenine/guanine permease AZG2 → MKGTAPWRRLAEAEAAVNRSVAASSVGKYFKLEARKSSFTKELRAGAATFLTMAYIISVNAAILTDSGGPCTVLDCTPVGNSTAVPGPECTLGTSNPGYEQCLARTKSDLIVATAVAAMVGSFAMGTLANLPLALAPGMGANAYFTYNMVGFHGSGSIPYRTALAGVMMEGIIFFLLSAVGLRSRLARMIPRNIRLASAVGIGLFLAFTGLQANQGLGMVGASPSTLVTLTACSQTDPVTGACLGGTLHSPTFWLGVAGFLITATCLARDVKGAMIYGIVFVTAVSWIRGTSVTVFPDTAAGNAGFSYFKKVVDFHMIKTTAGQLSFGGFRHGSVWVAMLTLLYVDVLDTTSTMYSMAEYGGFTDGAGGFEGEYRAFLVDAGSTVLSAGLGSTTVTTYIESTAGIREGGRTGVTAVTVSAFFLASLFFSPLLMSVPPWAVGPSLVLVGAMMMRVAKEIEWGDMKEAIPAFVTMALMPLTFSIANGIIAGLAVYVALHWYDWAGLACGKVGKALDDRRRNQVAAATPEVGPAPAPAQDVV, encoded by the coding sequence ATGAAGGGGACAGCACCATGGCGCAGGCtcgccgaggccgaggccgccgtgaaCCGCTCCGTCGCGGCAAGCAGCGTCGGGAAGTACTTCAAGCTTGAGGCCCGCAAGAGCTCCTTCACCAAGGAGCTGCGCGCCGGCGCCGCCACCTTCCTCACCATGGCCTACATCATTTCCGTCAACGCCGCCATCCTCACCGACTCCGGCGGGCCGTGCACCGTGCTCGACTGCACCCCGGTGGGCAACTCCACGGCCGTTCCTGGGCCGGAGTGCACGCTGGGCACGTCCAACCCGGGATACGAGCAGTGCCTGGCGCGCACTAAGAGCGACCTGATCGTCGCGACGGCTGTGGCTGCCATGGTCGGCTCCTTTGCCATGGGCACTCTCGCCAACCTCCCGCTCGCGCTGGCCCCCGGGATGGGCGCCAACGCCTACTTCACCTACAACATGGTGGGCTTCCACGGCTCGGGCTCCATCCCCTACCGCACGGCGCTCGCCGGCGTCATGATGGAgggcatcatcttcttcctcctgtccGCCGTCGGGCTCCGGTCCAGGCTGGCGCGGATGATCCCGCGAAATATCCGCCTCGCCTCCGCCGTCGGGATCGGCTTGTTCCTGGCCTTCACCGGTCTCCAGGCGAACCAGGGCCTTGGCATGGTGGGCGCGAGCCCGTCCACGCTGGTCACACTCACCGCGTGCTCCCAAACCGACCCCGTCACCGGCGCCTGCCTCGGCGGCACCTTGCACAGCCCCACGTTCTGGCTGGGCGTGGCCGGCTTCCTCATCACCGCCACATGCCTCGCCAGGGACGTCAAGGGCGCCATGATATACGGCATAGTGTTCGTCACGGCCGTGTCTTGGATCAGAGGCACCAGCGTCACGGTGTTCCCGGACACGGCCGCCGGCAATGCCGGTTTCTCCTACTTCAAGAAGGTGGTGGACTTCCACATGATCAAGACCACGGCCGGGCAGCTCAGCTTCGGCGGCTTCCGCCACGGCAGCGTCTGGGTGGCCATGCTCACGCTGCTCTACGTCGACGTCCTCGACACCACCAGCACAATGTACTCCATGGCCGAGTACGGGGGGTTCACCGACGGGGCCGGCGGGTTCGAGGGCGAGTACCGGGCCTTCCTCGTCGACGCCGGCTCCACGGTCCTCAGCGCCGGGCTCGGCAGCACCACGGTGACCACATACATCGAGTCGACGGCTGGGATCAGGGAGGGCGGCAGGACGGGGGTGACCGCGGTCACCGTCTCGGCCTTCTTCCTGGCGTCGCTCTTCTTCTCGCCGCTGCTGATGAGCGTGCCGCCGTGGGCCGTCGGGCCGTCGCTGGTGCTGGTGGGCGCCATGATGATGCGCGTGGCCAAGGAGATCGAGTGGGGCGACATGAAGGAGGCCATCCCGGCGTTCGTCACCATGGCGCTCATGCCGCTCACCTTCTCCATCGCCAACGGCATCATCGCCGGCCTGGCCGTCTACGTCGCGCTGCACTGGTACGACTGGGCCGGCCTCGCGTGCGGCAAGGTGGGGAAGGCGCTCGACGACCGGCGCCGCAACCAGGTCGCCGCTGCCACGCCGGAGGtcggccccgcccccgcccccgcgcaGGACGTCGTGTGA